In the genome of Afipia felis ATCC 53690, the window CTGAGATGTCCGGCTGTGGTGGATGCGATGATCACAGCCGTGCTGCCGAGCATCAGAATCGCGCCCGCCGTGCTGTTCGGCAATTGCGAGACGACCTTCAGGATGGTGGGAAGATAACCGGACGTGAGATAGTAGCTGCTGCCCCCGCCGATGGTGATCAGCAGATTGATGAGTAGCACGCGGCGATGCGGAGGCGAGAACAGCGTACGCAGAGGCGACGCCGCCGGCGCTTCCGAAACCACATGCCCCGCTTCGGCTGCACGCGCTTTCTGCGCGGCCAGTTGCTGCCACAACGGCGACTCCTCGAGCCGGGTGAAGATCACGAGACCGAGGATCGAGCTGACGATGCCGGTGAAGAACATGCAGCGCCAGCCCCATTCATTGAAGCTGTCGCCGGGAAACAACGTGGACATCGCGAAATAAGTAATAGACGCCAGCAGCGCGCCGATACCCGCGCCGCCGCCGCCGATCAGGCCGGACACCGCGCCCCGGTAGTAGGCTGGAACGGATTCGGTGCCGATGGTGTGCGTCGAGGCCACGACGCCGCCGACAAACACGCCCTGCACCAATCGCAGCAGCAGAAACAGGATCGGCGCAATCACTCCGGCCTGCGCGACGGTCGGCAGCAAGCCAAACGCGGCCGTCGCAATGCCGACGCCGGTCACCGCGATGACCATTGCGCCCTTGCGCCCGTTGCGATCCGCATACGAGCCAAACAACGCCGAGCCGAGCGGCCGCATCAGCAGCGTGACCGCAAAGGAGGCGTACACCGCAGCCAGCGAGAGCAAGGGATGATGGGATGGAAAGAACAGCTTACCCACGATCGGAGCGACATAGAGCAGCATGAACAGATCGAACAGATCCAGCGCCCAGCCGAAACAGGACGCGGTCACCGCGGTCAGAACCTGACGGTTGGAGGGCGCGGGCACCGTGGCAGAGACCTCTGTGACTCCCGACATGTTCAATTTCCCTTTGTCGTTCCGCTCATCGATGAAAGTGTCCGCGATCCTGCATGGATCGCGGACACTTTGAATCAGCGTCCCTTGAAGTCGGGCTCGCGCTTCTCGTGGAACGCCTTGACGCCCTCGGCGAAATCTTCCGACGAGCGAAGACGGCTGTAGCAATGACCCTCGAGTTCAAT includes:
- a CDS encoding MFS transporter; its protein translation is MSGVTEVSATVPAPSNRQVLTAVTASCFGWALDLFDLFMLLYVAPIVGKLFFPSHHPLLSLAAVYASFAVTLLMRPLGSALFGSYADRNGRKGAMVIAVTGVGIATAAFGLLPTVAQAGVIAPILFLLLRLVQGVFVGGVVASTHTIGTESVPAYYRGAVSGLIGGGGAGIGALLASITYFAMSTLFPGDSFNEWGWRCMFFTGIVSSILGLVIFTRLEESPLWQQLAAQKARAAEAGHVVSEAPAASPLRTLFSPPHRRVLLINLLITIGGGSSYYLTSGYLPTILKVVSQLPNSTAGAILMLGSTAVIIASTTAGHLSTLIGRKRTFLLVGAVQIVAAPWLYMQLGAASTPLAIGTYTVLLSALGCMGLAPILIFLNERFPTAIRASGTGLSWNIGFAIGGMMPTVVSLVAGSPAELPGTLAVFIGTVSAVLLIGATIIPETLQRMPVATDAPASA